From the Pseudomonas sp. VD-NE ins genome, the window GCCGAAGACCCTGAGGAAGACGACCTTGGCGGTTGCGGTATTGCCGCAGCGATTGATGTGCAACTGCCGGGCAGTTTCATGTGGCAGCTTTACCGCATGGTACTGGGCCGAGATGAGATTCCTCCCAAATCCCTGCTCGATAAAGCCCCGCTGACCTGGCGCCTCATGCGCCTGCTCCCCCAGGTTATTGATCGCCCGCATTTCGAGCCGTTGCAACGCTTCCTCACTCATGACACCGACCTGCGCAAACGCTATCAATTGTCCGAACGTTTGGCGGATCTGTTCGACCAGTATCAGGTTTACCGGGCTGACTGGCTGGAGGACTGGGCCGAAGGCCGGCATCAATTGCGCACTGTCAGAGGTGAAGTAAAACCATTGCCCCCGACCAGTTGCTGGCAGGCAGAACTGTGGCGCGCGCTGCTGGATGACGTAGGCGAACAAGGTATGGCGCAGAGTCGCGCCGGCGTTCACCAACGGTTCATCGAACGCATCAACAATCTTGCCGAAGCTCCCGCGGGACTGCCTTCGCGGGTAATCGTTTTCGGTATTTCTTCGCTGCCAGCCCAGGTGCTTGAAGCGCTGGCTGGCCTTGCGCGTTTCAGTCAGGTTCTGCTGTGTGTACACAACCCGTGCCGCCACCATTGGGCCGATATTGTCGCCGACAAGGATCTGCTGCGGCATCAATACAAACGGCAATCGCGCAAGACCGGAATGCCAGCAGTGCTGGATCCTGAAACACTGCATCAACACGCCCATCCACTGTTGGCTGCGTGGGGCAAACAGGGCCGGGACTACATCAACCTGCTCGACAGTTATGACGATCCCAATAGTTATCGGGCGGCTTTTCGCGACGGCCGCATAGACCTGTTCAGCGAAACTCAGCCACACAATCTGCTCAATCAACTCCAGGACGATATCCTGGAGTTGCGCCCACTCAATGAAACCCGTGAGCACTGGCCTGCGGTCGATCTGGCGCAGGACGAGTCGATCCGCTTTCACATTGCCCACAGTGCTCAACGTGAAGTCGAAATACTGCATGACCAGCTCCTCGCGCGCTTCAGTGCCAACCCGGATCTGCGTCCGCGCGATGTGATCGTGATGGTGCCTGACGTCGATAGCTACGCACCGCATATCCGCGCAGTATTTGGTCAGCTTGACCGGCATGATTCGCGGTTTATTCCCTTCACGTTGGCGGATCAGGGACAACGTGGCCGTGATCCACTGCTGATCGCGGTCGAACACCTGCTCAAGCTTCCCGACAGTCGCTTTCCGGTCAGTGAAATCCTCGACCTGCTCGACGTTCCCGCACTCCGCGCGCGCTTTGGTGTAGAGGAGCGTGACCTGCCGACACTGCATCGCTGGATCGAAGGAGCGGGCGTGCGCTGGGGCATGAATGCCGAGCAGCGAGCGGGTCTGGGTTTACCCGACGAGCTTGAGCAAAACAGTTGGCATTTCGGCCTGCGTCGCATGCTTCTAGGCTACGCCGTCGGCAGCGCCAACGCGTGTGAAGGGATTGAACCCTACGATGAGATCGGCGGACTCGACGCCGCCCTCATCGGGCCGCTGGTGGCTTTGCTCGATGCTCTGGAGCTCGCCCATCAGCAGCTCACCCAACCGGCTCAGCCCAAGGAGTGGGGATTCCGGTTGCAGGCGCTGATGCAACTGTTCTTCAAAGCCAGCAACGAGCATGACGACTACTTGTTGACCCAACTGGAAGAGCTTCGCGAAACCTGGCTGGAAACGTGTGAGGCTGTAGGTCTGGCGGATGAGCTACCACTGACCGTGGTTCGCGAAGCCTGGCTCGCCGGTCTGGACCAAGGGCGTCTGTCTCAGCGGTTTCTGGCCGGTGCCGTGAATTTTTGTACGCTGATGCCCATGCGCGCCATTCCATTCAAACTGGTCTGCCTGCTGGGGATGAACGACGGCGATTATCCCCGCGCGCAGCCGCCGCTGGATTTCGACCTCATGGGCAGCGATTACCGTCCGGGAGATCGCTCGCGGCGTGAAGATGATCGGTATCTTTTACTCGAGGCGCTGTTGTCAGCACGCAATCAGCTCTACATCAGTTGGGTTGGCCGCAGCATCCGCGACAACAGCGAGCGACCGGCCTCCGTGTTGATCGGCCAGTTGCGCGATCACCTCGCCAGCGGTTGGCGATTGCTCGATGAAAACCGCGATCTGCTGAGTGCCATGACGCAAGAGCACCCGCTGCAGCCGTTCAGTGCGCGCTATTTCCATGAAGGCGATCAACTCTTCAGCTATGCCAGCGAATGGCAGGTTCTGCATCAACAGCATGAGCCTCAAAACGAAGTGCAGTTACTCACCCCTTATGTGCAAGAAGAGCCGTTGAGCCTGGCGTTGTTGCAAGACTTTTTGCGCAATCCAGTCCGGCACTTTTTTACCCAACGCCTCAAGGTGTATTTCGAAGCGGCCGAAGCCCCCTTGGCCGACGAAGAGCCCTTCGTACTGGACGCATTGCAGCGCTACACACTCAGCGACAGTCTGCTCGAAGCCGCACTCAGGCAGCCGGACAATGTCGATCAGGCGCTGACTGCCCAGGCCCGACGCCTGCAGAACAGCGGTCTGCTACCAATGGCCGGGTTCGGCGAGTGCCTGCAACGTGAGCTGATCGAACCTCTGCCGGATTTGCTCCAGCGTTATCAACAACTGCTGACGCTCTGGCCTGTCCCTTTGAGTAGCGCGATGCCGGTCAACCTTGAACTGCAGGGTTTGCGTCTGGAAGGATGGCTTGCGGGTTTGCATCAGCGTGCCGATGGGGGGCTGTTGTCGGTCACCACTATTCCCAACAGCATTGGCTCGATCAAAAGCCGCAAATGGCATCGCCTGACCAAACCCTGGGTCAATCATCTGGTGGCCTGCGCCAGCGGACTTTCCCTGAGCACCGCATTGGTGGCCAGCGATGACACGCTGCTGCTTGAGCCGATGGAGCAGGATCGAGCGGTACGTTTCCTCGGCGATTTGCTCCTCGCCTGGCAGGCCGGGATGCGACAGCCACTGCCGATCGCTGTAAAAACTGCCTTCGCGTGGCTCTCTCAGAACGACCCGCTGAAGGCCGAAGCGGCGGCGCGTAAAGCCTATGAAGGTGATGGGCAGACCAGTGAGGGCGAGCGCCGCGAGAGCCCCGCTTTGTCCCGGCAATACGCCGACTTCGATGCATTGCTTGAGGACGAAACATTCTCCGGTTGGTGTGACGCCTTGTATCGCCCACTGCTTGAAGCACCGTGGCGTTCACTGTCCACTGAAGGGGCTCGCGCATGAGTACCAAGACCCCCCTCGCACTGGCGTTCCCGCTACAGGGCAGCCAGTTGATCGAAGCCAGTGCCGGTACCGGTAAAACCTTCACGATTTCTGCGCTCTACCTGCGGCTTATCCTCGGGCACGGTGACGAGGCGAGCGGATTCGGCCGCGAATTGTTGCCGCCGCAGATTCTCGTGGTGACCTTCACCGATGCTGCGACCAAGGAGCTGCGTGAGCGCATACGTACGCGTCTGGCAGAGGCCGCTCGATTCTTTCGTGACGAAACGCCTGCACCCGACGCGCTGATCGCTGAATTGCGTGACCAATTCGACGCTCTACAGTGGCCCGGTTGTGCCAACCGCCTCGATGTCGCTGCGCAATGGATGGACGAGGCCGCCGTTTCGACCATCCACAGTTGGTGTCAGCGCATGCTCCGTGAACATGCGTTCGACAGCGGCAGCTTGTTCACCCAAACACTGGAAACCGATCACAGCGACTTGCTCGGTGAAGTGTTACGCGATTACTGGCGGCTGTTCTGTTACCCGATGCAGGGCGATGCCTTGAATTGGGTTCGCAGCAACTGGGGTGGGCCAGCTGCGTTGTTGCCTCGCGTGCGTGGCCTGTTTGCCAGTGAGCGTGACAGCGACGAAGGAAAGGCTCCCGCAGAGCTGATCGAGGAATGCCTGCAAGAGCGCCGTGCAGCGCTGATCGAACTGAAAATGCCGTGGCGTCAGTGGGCAGACGAATTGCTCGCGATCTGCCATCAAGGTGTTGCGAGCAAATCCGTCGACGGACGCAAGATGCAGGCACGTTACTTCGAACCGTGGTTCGAAAAGCTCAAGGCATGGGCTGAAGACGAGTCTCTGGAGCAACTGGATATCGGCACCGGTTTCACCCGACTGACCCCCGACGGCATGGCCGAAGCGTGGAAAGGTCAGGCCCCGAGCCACCCGGGCCTGGACGCCATGCCGAAACTCAAGTCGAGCCTCGATGCATTGCCCACTCCTGATGCCGCTGTGCTGCAACATGCCGCCAAATGGGTAGGCGCACGCTTTGAAGAAGAGAAGCGGCGTCGCGCCGAGATGGGCTTCGATGACATGTTGTTGCGCCTTGATGCAGCTTTGCAATCCGTCGGTGGAGAACGTCTTGCGACGTTGATTCGCGAACAGTTCCCGGTCGCGCTGATCGATGAGTTCCAGGACACCGACCCGGTGCAGTACCGAATCTTCGAGAGCATCTATCGCATCGAAGAAAACAGCCCCGAGACCGGCCTGTTTCTGATCGGTGATCCTAAGCAGGCGATCTACGCTTTCCGCGGTGCAGACATCTACACCTACCTGCGCGCACGTCAGGCTACCACTGGCCGATTGCATACACTGGGCACCAACTTCCGCTCCAGCCATGGCATGGTCAACGCGGTCAATCATGTATTCGAGCGCGCCGAGTCCCGAACGCTGGGACGCGGCGCGTTTTTGTTCCGCGAGAAAAACGGCGAGAACCCGGTGCCATTCCTTCCCGTGGAATCTCAAGGCCGCAAGGAGCGCCTGCAGGTTGCCGGGCAAGATGTCGCGGCGTTGAATGTCTGGCACTTGTCCACCGACCAGCCACTGTCCGGCGTGGTCTATCGCCAGCAATTGGCAGCCGCGTGCGCCAGCGAAATTACCGCGCTGCTCAATGGCGGGCAAAGCGCTGACGCGGGGTTCGTGCAGGATGGCAAAGACTTCAGAGGTCTGAAGCCGTCCGACATTGCGATTCTCGTGCGCGATGGCAAAGAAGCCCAGGCCGTACGCAGTGAACTCGCCGCCCGAGGTGTGCGCAGCGTTTACCTGTCGGACAAGGATTCGGTGTTCGCGGCGCAAGAGGCCCACGATCTGTTGTCCTGGCTCAAGGCTTGTGCCGAGCCAGATGTCGAGCGCTCCCTGAAAGCCGCACTGGCCTGTATCACCCTGAACCTGCCACTGGCAGAGCTGGAGCGTCTGAACCAGGACGAACTGATATGGGAAACCCGGGTCATGCAGTTCCGTGGCTATCGCGAGCTATGGCGCAAACAAGGTGTACTGCCGATGTTGCGCCGCCTCCTGCATGACTTCCATCTGCCGCAAACCTTGATGACACGCAGTGATGGCGAGCGCGTACTGACCAACCTTTTGCATCTGTCGGAATTGATGCAACAAGCGGCTGCGGAACTGGACGGTGAGCAAGCGCTGATTCGACATCTCGGCGAACTGCTGGCAGTGTCCGGACAGGCTGGTGAAGAGCAGATTCTGCGTCTGGAAAGTGACGAGCAACTGGTCAAAGTCGTGACCATCCACAAGTCCAAAGGCCTGGAATATCCCTTGGTGTTCCTGCCGTTCATTTGTTCGGCGAAACCCGTGGATGGCAGTCGCTTGCCACTGCATTATCACGACGCCGAGGGCAAGGCCCAGATAAGCCTCAAGCCGACCGCCGAACTGATTGCGCAAGCGGACGACGAACGCCTGGCCGAAGACCTGCGCTTGCTCTACGTGGCACTGACGCGCGCGCAGCACGCCTGCTGGTTGGGCGTGACGGATCTCAAACGCGGCAATAACAACAGCTCGGTGCTGCACCTTTCGGCGCTGGGTTATCTGCTCGGTGGCGGCGCATCGCTGGGCGAGTCCAGCGAACTGAAACGCTGGCTGCAAGATCTGCAACAGGACTGCCCGGCCATACTTACCGAGGAAATGCCGCAACCCACCGACGAGCATTACCAGCCGCCACGCAATGACGCCGTGCTGAGTGCGACGCTGTTGCCCAAGCGCAAGGCCAGCGAAAACTGGTGGATCGCGTCTTATAGTGCGCTGCGCATCAGCGATGTGCTGAGTGTCGGCAGCGATGAAGCGCCGGACAGCCCGCAAGCGCAAAAGTTGTTTGATGACGAACGCCTGGACCCCGATGCTCCGCGGGAAATAATTGCCGGTGGCGCCGATATCCATCGCTTTCCTCGTGGCCCAAATCCAGGAACGTTCCTTCACGGTTTGCTGGAATGGGCCGGTGATGAAGGCTTTGCCGTTTCCCGCGAGGCGCTGGAAGATGCGATTGCCCGACGCTGCAACCTGCGGGGCTGGGAAGGCTGGATCATCACCCTGAGTGACTGGCTGCAACATCTGCTCAAATCACCTTTGCCGGTTGCAGGCGGGCAACCGCCCGTTGTTCTTGAACAGTTGAAGCAGTATCGAGTCGAGATGGAGTTCTGGTTCGCCAGCCATAAAGTCGATGTCCTCAAACTGGACGAACTGGTGCGTCAGCACACTCACAGGGGCGTGGCCCGTGTGGCGGCAGAACCGGTGCAACTCAACGGCATGTTCAAAGGCTTTATCGACCTGACCTTTGAACACGATGGCCGATATTACGTGGCCGACTACAAGTCCAACTGGCTTGGCGTGGATGATCTGGCCTATACCGAGCAGGCCATGGAACAGTCGATCCTCGACAACCGTTATGACCTGCAATACGTGTTGTACCTGCTGGCGTTGCACCGCCAACTCAAGGCCCGGCTGCCTGATTACGATTACGACCGGCATATCGGCGGGGCGTTGTACCTGTTCTTGCGCGGCTCCCGTGCTGAAAGTCGCGGTGTCTATTTTGTACGTCCGCCCCGTGAGCTTATTGAGCGTCTCGACCGGATGTTCCAAGGCAAACCCGAACCCAAGTCCGAACCCGCCTGGGAACAGGGAGTCCTGCTATGAGCCGCACCTTTGCCGACCTGCTCCCGACACCGCTGGCAGCTGACAGTCTGTCGAGGCTGTCGCCGCTGACCAGTGCCGACGACCTGCTGATATTGCTGACCCGGTGGGTCGAGCGCGGCTGGCTGCGTGCGCTGGACAAAGCATTCGTCGCGTTCCTTCACGAACTTGAGCGCGATACGGATCCGCTGGTGTTACTCGCTGCTGCCCTGACCAGTCATCAACTTGGCCACGGTCATGTCTGTCTCGATCTTTATGAAACCCTGAAAGCGCCCGACTTCGCGCTTTCGCTACCCCCCGAAGGAGACGTGCAAGGTGGTGTCTTGTTGCTGCCTTCGCAATTGCTCGAGGCGCTCGATGGTGCTCACTGGTGCAAGGTGCTGGCAGGCAGCTCTCTGGTCGCATTGTCGGCGGATAGCAGCGATTCAGCACAACAACGTCCGTTGGTAATCTCGGGCAAACGCCTGTATCTACGACGCTACTGGACGTACGAACGGCGCATCGATACGGCGTTGCGCCAGCGTCTGCAGCAGGTCGAGCCGACACCGGTCGATCTGCCGCAGCGCTTGAACGAGCTGTTCGGATCAGCCAGACCCGGTGAGGTGATCGACTGGCAGAAACTCGCCTGCGCCCTCGCCACTCGCGGCGCCTTCAGCATCGTTACGGGCGGTCCGGGCACCGGCAAAACCACCACCGTGGTGCGTTTGCTGGCCCTGCTGCAAGCGCCCGCAGTCGCTACCGGTCATCCGCTGCGGATTCGTCTGGCGGCCCCGACAGGCAAGGCTGCTGCGCGCTTGACCGAGTCCATCAGTCAGCAAGTGCAGTCGCTGAAAGTCACCGAAGAGGTGCGGGCAAAGATTCCTTGCGACGTCACCACCGTGCATCGCCTGCTGGGCAGCCGTCCCGGCACCCGCCATTTCCGGCATCACGCCGGCAATCGCTTGCCACTGGATGTGCTGGTGGTCGACGAAGCCTCGATGATCGACCTGGAAATGATGGCCAATCTACTCGATGCCTTGCCACCCCATGCGCGACTGGTCTTGCTCGGCGACAAGGACCAACTGGCCTCTGTTGAGGCCGGTGCGGTGCTGGGGGATTTGTGCCGTGACGCCGAGGGTGGCTGGTACAGCCCGCAGACCCGACAGTGGCTGGAGTCGGTCAGCGGTGAATCGTTGCAGGACAACGGTTTGCAAGAGGACGTCGATGGCGCTCATCCGCTGGCCCAGCAGGTGGTGATGCTGCGCCACTCCCGGCGCTTCGGCGAGGGCAGTGGGATTGGTCAGCTCGCGCGTCGGGTCAACCAACAGTTGCCGGATGAAGCGCGCCAGTTGCTCACGGCCGGGCATTATGACGACGTGTATTCGTTACCACTAAAGGGCGAGCACGATCACACGCTGGAGCGACTGTTGCTGGAGGGGCATGGCGACGGCCCACAAGGTTATCGCCATTATCTGAGCGTGCTGCGTGATCAGCGTCCACCCTCGGGCCGGCCACTGGAACATCCGGACTGGGTCATCTGGGCCCGCGAAGTCTTGCAGGCGTTCGACACCTTCCAGTTGCTGTGTGCCGTACGCAAGGGGCCGTGGGGCGTCGAAGGTCTGAATCAACGGATTACCGCCGCGCTGCTCAAAGCACGTCTGATCGAAAATGATCAGCAATGGTACGAAGGCCGTCCGGTGCTGATGACTCGTAACGATTACGGTCTGGGCTTGATGAACGGCGATATCGGGATCGCCCTCAAGCTGCCCGAGCGCGAAGGCCCTGACGCAGGCAAACCGGTGTTACGCGTGGCCTTCCCGCGCAACGACGGTCAGGGCGGCGTGCGCTTCGTATTGCCAAGCCGCCTCAATGACGTCGAAACCGTCTACGCCATGACAGTGCACAAATCCCAGGGTTCGGAGTTTGCCCACACGGCGCTGATCCTGCCGGATGCCTTGAATCCGGTCCTGACCAAAGAATTGATCTACACCGGCATCACCCGCGCCAAGCATTGGTTCACCCTGATCGAATCCCGCCCGGGAGTGTTCGAGGAGGCAGTGCAGCGCAAGGTCAAACGCCTGAGCGGGCTGATGCTGGAACTGGAGGAGGGCGCCGTGCCTCGGGGGTGAAAATCCAGACGATCGGCGGCGTTTACTGACCAACCGGTCAGAGGTCACTGTCTCGCTGGTGTTTCACTGCTGTGCTATCGTTGCGGCATCATTTCGCTACGATCCAAGAGAATCCCTGCATGAAGGTGTCTGTCTGGGCGACAGGGCGCGTAGTTGTCTGCAAGCACGCGTTGCTTGTTGCTCTGCTCTGGTTGTTGACGGGTGCGGCTTTCGCGCAACCACAAGCGCCGACAGGCATGGCCGAACAGCGGGCCAAATCTGTCACGCAGGTAGTTCTTGGCATTCTCAGCTACGCGCGCTGGCCGGTTGAGCCTGCGCAATTGCGCCTGTGCATCGTCGGCCCGACCGAATACACCGACGACCTGGTCAAAGGCACCACTCAAGCCACCGGCCGGCCGGTCACCGTACGTCGCCTGCTGGCCGACAACCCGGCAATCGTCAGCGAATGCGATGCGGTGTACATCGGCAAACTTACGACGGATGAACGCACTCGCTTGTTCGCTTCGCTGATTGGTCATCCAGTCCTGAGCATCAGTGAAGGTGGCGATCAATGCACGGTCGGCAGCCTGTTCTGTCTGCGCGTTGGCGATGAGCAAGTGTCCTTCGAGGTCAATCTCGACTCCGTTGCCCGCAGCGGCGTACGCATTCACCCCAGCGTGCTGCAATTGTCGCGTCGCAAACCGGCGGCACCATGAACCTGTTCAGATCGAATAGCCGCCCAACGCTGGGTTCGGTCATCGGCCGAGGGCATTTGACAGTCGCGCTGGTGGGCGTGGCGATGGCCAGCGTTTCGCTGACGTTGCTCGGCGTGCTGGCGCTGCGGGTGTACGCCGATCACAACCTGCACTTGATCGCCCGTTCGATCAGCTACACCGTGGAAGCGGCGGTGGTGTTCAACGACAAGACCGCCGCCAACGAATCGCTGGCGCTGATTGCTTCCTCCGAAGAGGTCGCTGACGCCCAGGTGCTGGACAGTCAGGGACAATTGCTCGCGCATTGGCAGCGCCCGGAAAACGGTTTGTTCTCTGAGCTGGAAATGCAGATTACCCGCGCCATCCTGGAAAAACCCATCAGCCTGCCGATCGAGCATCAGGACCGTGAAATCGGTCGCGTACTGCTCACCGGTCATGGCGGCAGCCTGATGCGTTTTCTGCTCAGCGGTCTGGCGGGGATCATCCTCTGTACCGCGATCAGTGCCTGGGTGGCGCTCTACCTGGCACGGCGCCAATTACGCGCGATCACCGGTCCTCTGCGCAGTCTGGCCAATGTGGCCCACGCCGCACGTAGCGAACGGGCACTGGACCGCCGCGTGCCGCCGGCGCAGATCGCCGAACTCGACAACCTCGGCAATGACTTCAACGCCTTGCTCGACGAACTGGAGTCGTGGCAAACCCACCTGCAAAACGAAAACGAAACCCTCGCTCACCAGGCCAGTCACGACAGCCTGACCGGTCTGCCGAACCGTGCCTTTTTCGAAGGGCGGTTGATCCGTGCCTTGCGCAATGCCGGCAAACACGATGAGCGGGTGGCCGTGTTGTTTCTC encodes:
- the recC gene encoding exodeoxyribonuclease V subunit gamma — protein: MPDAQSLNAAFMVVQSNSLDELRRLVISIMRRYPLAPLENEIALVQSNGIAQWLKLALAEDPEEDDLGGCGIAAAIDVQLPGSFMWQLYRMVLGRDEIPPKSLLDKAPLTWRLMRLLPQVIDRPHFEPLQRFLTHDTDLRKRYQLSERLADLFDQYQVYRADWLEDWAEGRHQLRTVRGEVKPLPPTSCWQAELWRALLDDVGEQGMAQSRAGVHQRFIERINNLAEAPAGLPSRVIVFGISSLPAQVLEALAGLARFSQVLLCVHNPCRHHWADIVADKDLLRHQYKRQSRKTGMPAVLDPETLHQHAHPLLAAWGKQGRDYINLLDSYDDPNSYRAAFRDGRIDLFSETQPHNLLNQLQDDILELRPLNETREHWPAVDLAQDESIRFHIAHSAQREVEILHDQLLARFSANPDLRPRDVIVMVPDVDSYAPHIRAVFGQLDRHDSRFIPFTLADQGQRGRDPLLIAVEHLLKLPDSRFPVSEILDLLDVPALRARFGVEERDLPTLHRWIEGAGVRWGMNAEQRAGLGLPDELEQNSWHFGLRRMLLGYAVGSANACEGIEPYDEIGGLDAALIGPLVALLDALELAHQQLTQPAQPKEWGFRLQALMQLFFKASNEHDDYLLTQLEELRETWLETCEAVGLADELPLTVVREAWLAGLDQGRLSQRFLAGAVNFCTLMPMRAIPFKLVCLLGMNDGDYPRAQPPLDFDLMGSDYRPGDRSRREDDRYLLLEALLSARNQLYISWVGRSIRDNSERPASVLIGQLRDHLASGWRLLDENRDLLSAMTQEHPLQPFSARYFHEGDQLFSYASEWQVLHQQHEPQNEVQLLTPYVQEEPLSLALLQDFLRNPVRHFFTQRLKVYFEAAEAPLADEEPFVLDALQRYTLSDSLLEAALRQPDNVDQALTAQARRLQNSGLLPMAGFGECLQRELIEPLPDLLQRYQQLLTLWPVPLSSAMPVNLELQGLRLEGWLAGLHQRADGGLLSVTTIPNSIGSIKSRKWHRLTKPWVNHLVACASGLSLSTALVASDDTLLLEPMEQDRAVRFLGDLLLAWQAGMRQPLPIAVKTAFAWLSQNDPLKAEAAARKAYEGDGQTSEGERRESPALSRQYADFDALLEDETFSGWCDALYRPLLEAPWRSLSTEGARA
- the recB gene encoding exodeoxyribonuclease V subunit beta yields the protein MSTKTPLALAFPLQGSQLIEASAGTGKTFTISALYLRLILGHGDEASGFGRELLPPQILVVTFTDAATKELRERIRTRLAEAARFFRDETPAPDALIAELRDQFDALQWPGCANRLDVAAQWMDEAAVSTIHSWCQRMLREHAFDSGSLFTQTLETDHSDLLGEVLRDYWRLFCYPMQGDALNWVRSNWGGPAALLPRVRGLFASERDSDEGKAPAELIEECLQERRAALIELKMPWRQWADELLAICHQGVASKSVDGRKMQARYFEPWFEKLKAWAEDESLEQLDIGTGFTRLTPDGMAEAWKGQAPSHPGLDAMPKLKSSLDALPTPDAAVLQHAAKWVGARFEEEKRRRAEMGFDDMLLRLDAALQSVGGERLATLIREQFPVALIDEFQDTDPVQYRIFESIYRIEENSPETGLFLIGDPKQAIYAFRGADIYTYLRARQATTGRLHTLGTNFRSSHGMVNAVNHVFERAESRTLGRGAFLFREKNGENPVPFLPVESQGRKERLQVAGQDVAALNVWHLSTDQPLSGVVYRQQLAAACASEITALLNGGQSADAGFVQDGKDFRGLKPSDIAILVRDGKEAQAVRSELAARGVRSVYLSDKDSVFAAQEAHDLLSWLKACAEPDVERSLKAALACITLNLPLAELERLNQDELIWETRVMQFRGYRELWRKQGVLPMLRRLLHDFHLPQTLMTRSDGERVLTNLLHLSELMQQAAAELDGEQALIRHLGELLAVSGQAGEEQILRLESDEQLVKVVTIHKSKGLEYPLVFLPFICSAKPVDGSRLPLHYHDAEGKAQISLKPTAELIAQADDERLAEDLRLLYVALTRAQHACWLGVTDLKRGNNNSSVLHLSALGYLLGGGASLGESSELKRWLQDLQQDCPAILTEEMPQPTDEHYQPPRNDAVLSATLLPKRKASENWWIASYSALRISDVLSVGSDEAPDSPQAQKLFDDERLDPDAPREIIAGGADIHRFPRGPNPGTFLHGLLEWAGDEGFAVSREALEDAIARRCNLRGWEGWIITLSDWLQHLLKSPLPVAGGQPPVVLEQLKQYRVEMEFWFASHKVDVLKLDELVRQHTHRGVARVAAEPVQLNGMFKGFIDLTFEHDGRYYVADYKSNWLGVDDLAYTEQAMEQSILDNRYDLQYVLYLLALHRQLKARLPDYDYDRHIGGALYLFLRGSRAESRGVYFVRPPRELIERLDRMFQGKPEPKSEPAWEQGVLL
- the recD gene encoding exodeoxyribonuclease V subunit alpha, whose protein sequence is MSRTFADLLPTPLAADSLSRLSPLTSADDLLILLTRWVERGWLRALDKAFVAFLHELERDTDPLVLLAAALTSHQLGHGHVCLDLYETLKAPDFALSLPPEGDVQGGVLLLPSQLLEALDGAHWCKVLAGSSLVALSADSSDSAQQRPLVISGKRLYLRRYWTYERRIDTALRQRLQQVEPTPVDLPQRLNELFGSARPGEVIDWQKLACALATRGAFSIVTGGPGTGKTTTVVRLLALLQAPAVATGHPLRIRLAAPTGKAAARLTESISQQVQSLKVTEEVRAKIPCDVTTVHRLLGSRPGTRHFRHHAGNRLPLDVLVVDEASMIDLEMMANLLDALPPHARLVLLGDKDQLASVEAGAVLGDLCRDAEGGWYSPQTRQWLESVSGESLQDNGLQEDVDGAHPLAQQVVMLRHSRRFGEGSGIGQLARRVNQQLPDEARQLLTAGHYDDVYSLPLKGEHDHTLERLLLEGHGDGPQGYRHYLSVLRDQRPPSGRPLEHPDWVIWAREVLQAFDTFQLLCAVRKGPWGVEGLNQRITAALLKARLIENDQQWYEGRPVLMTRNDYGLGLMNGDIGIALKLPEREGPDAGKPVLRVAFPRNDGQGGVRFVLPSRLNDVETVYAMTVHKSQGSEFAHTALILPDALNPVLTKELIYTGITRAKHWFTLIESRPGVFEEAVQRKVKRLSGLMLELEEGAVPRG
- a CDS encoding YfiR family protein, whose protein sequence is MKVSVWATGRVVVCKHALLVALLWLLTGAAFAQPQAPTGMAEQRAKSVTQVVLGILSYARWPVEPAQLRLCIVGPTEYTDDLVKGTTQATGRPVTVRRLLADNPAIVSECDAVYIGKLTTDERTRLFASLIGHPVLSISEGGDQCTVGSLFCLRVGDEQVSFEVNLDSVARSGVRIHPSVLQLSRRKPAAP
- a CDS encoding diguanylate cyclase domain-containing protein; translation: MNLFRSNSRPTLGSVIGRGHLTVALVGVAMASVSLTLLGVLALRVYADHNLHLIARSISYTVEAAVVFNDKTAANESLALIASSEEVADAQVLDSQGQLLAHWQRPENGLFSELEMQITRAILEKPISLPIEHQDREIGRVLLTGHGGSLMRFLLSGLAGIILCTAISAWVALYLARRQLRAITGPLRSLANVAHAARSERALDRRVPPAQIAELDNLGNDFNALLDELESWQTHLQNENETLAHQASHDSLTGLPNRAFFEGRLIRALRNAGKHDERVAVLFLDSDRFKGINDNFGHAAGDAVLVAVANRVRAQLREEDLVARLGGDEFAVLLTPLHKVEDAERIADKILASMDMPIALPGDTSVVTSLSIGIAVFPDHGVTPGALLDAADAAMYQAKRLSRGAQFTAGAEHPVDSVQTRS